CGTCCTCTTCATCTTCCTGCCTACGTTTAGCCTTACGAGCAAGAATCTCAGCATAGTCTAAAGCCATGTCATAGTCCTTTGTAGGTTACTTGTTAATCAATAGAATCATCGCTACCCTAAGATGTACTGAAAAGCAAGATGAGTCTTTGTGCTGTAGCTGCCTACAGGAAGAAGATTGATAGAATGAAAAATGTGATTACCATGCTGTTCTCCTAGATAAAAGAAATCCTCCTACAGCTGTTCAACGCCGTAGGAGTTTTTGTAGTGATATGTGTCTAGATTATTATGCGCTTTGTAGGCTGTTCCAATATTCAACAGGATAACCATCTACATATCGGATATCAGCCTTATTTACTTCTTCATGACTTCCATCAAGGTACTTGGTATTGTAGCTAGTTTCCACCTTCAGGGCATTGATATCATACTTCACTGTGACAAATTCCAGCCTTGAGTTTGGTAGGTCTACCCTGAATACGTCTTTTACAGTGTCATCAGGTCGCAGCCAGCCATAACCCACTAGCTTCTTAAGAATCTCCTCAAGTAGATGATTACCTGAACAGTCTACAACATAGCTATTCATTCCATGTGCGAAGAACGAACTTACAGCGATAATCAGATCCTCTTGTGTAGCATTTTCTACAACAGATAGCCTATTATCAAGCTTAGGAATGATCTGCTCTTTAATGAAGTCTGAGGTGTATGAGTTAGCTGGTTTGAATTTTGTAGATAGTTTAATCATGATTTATGTTCCTATTAATTTTAGTCCTTGTAGTGAGAGAGAGAAGCAAACACTATTGTCAGCCTCCCTCCACTCACATTATTTATCAGAAGCCTTTTTGACCTCTACGTTTAGCATCCATTACGGCTCTTTTACTTGCCTCAGTAATACGAGGAATCTGTGCAGTGATAATCTTATTCACAGACTCATCACCATTAGCGCTGATATTGATGTTGTGGTAAACATTGACAGCACCACTACCGCCACCTGAGACAGCAACACCAAGTTGACCTTGTGAGTTACGCTTAAGGGGCATGATTGCTTCCGGGCCAGCCTCACCCATCATTCCAGTCTTGCCACTACCGTAGCCAAACAGAGTTGGGGAACCTACAACACCACCATCCATGAACATCTTCACACCACCAGCACCAAAGGCATTACCATTAGCAGAGAAGAGTGACACAAGAGCATTACCAGCCATGTCAGCAGCACCTTTGGCTACATAGTTCTGGTAAACCTCAGCTACGATACTTGAAAGCATTCCCTTAAAGGCATCTTCAATATCACCTGTACCAGCAACAATTGACATAAGAAGGTCTTCTACAGCTTGATTTCCTAGGTTGTAGATTTCTTCTTGGCGATCAAGTTTACGCTCTAGAGCAAGTTCTTCTCTAGCCATTGCTTCAATCTGCGTCTGAGAGACTAGAGTTCGGGATTCACCAAGACGTTTTTCAATCTCAATTACCTTTTCTAACTCTTCCCTCTGTTCACCATGAATACCTGCTAAGCGTTCCTGTTGCTTGATATTCAGATTGTACTGTTCAAAGAACTCTTTCAGTTGGTCCTGAGCCTTTTGTGCATGCTTTTCAGCATCCGATAGCTTGGACCTGCCACCACCTTTACCGCCTCCACCACCAGACTTAGGCTCTTCCCAATCCGGCATCACAGGGGAACGGATAACACCACCAGCAGCGATCTGAACTGCACCACTAGCTGACTGTCCACCTGAGAAAGCCCCAAGAGGGTCTAGGGGATTACCCTTGGCTACAGCAGCCCGTTCCCTGATCTTGGTTTCAGCAGCAACAGCAGCCATATTGGCGTAGATGGACTGTACAGTACCTAGAAGGCTGTTTGCAGCACCCTGGGCTTTTGTGAAGACCCCTGAGATATCAATCCCACTCATAGCGGATAGGTCTATTAGAAGCTGATCTACAACTAGTTCAGAACGCAGTGCAGCTTGCTCAAACTCAATCTGTTGTTCTACCTGTGCCATGATCTTTTCAATCAAGGTATCTGTAGTGCCAGCCCGCTCTAGTTCTGTCCTAGTGATTTCCAGAGTTTGTTTTTTCTGTGCATCAAGGTACTGAACAGAATCTTCACCGTAGCGATTACGAACAGAGGCTAGTTCATTACTTAGTCTTAGTTCCTCATTCATCTGCTTGTAGAGTTCAAAACCCTGAGAAGCAGCATTGTTGGCAGCAGTAAAAGCCTCACTGACAGTCTTTGTCGCCTCAGCAGCAATACCAGATTGTTCACCTACCTGTTGAAACCTGTCTAGGATTTCTTGAGTAACACCGGGAATCTCTCTCATTTCCTCATAGACAGCCTGAAAAGCAGTAACCAACTCTGACTTGGAATTAATGCTATCGTTAAACAGTCTCTCTTGTGCAGCCTGTACCTGTGCAAGCATTTCATTATAGGCATCAGCTTCTGCTTGAGCATCAGCAATGAACGATGTAGCACCGGGATTCATTAAAGTTCGAGTATTCTTAAACCTACCCCAAAACCCTTCACTCGCTGTAGGATCGACAGAACTTGCCTTATCCATGACAGTACTAAGGTTGGCTTGTAGCTTTTCCTTCTCAGCATTTAGTGAGAACTTAGCAAAGTCTGCAATGAAGTCACCATATTTTTGACGAACACGACTGATACTCTGGACCATGCTTGTTTCAAATGAACTACCCACACTGCTAAAGACTTGCTCTAAATCCTGGAATTTGGATAGTTGTAGATAAGTATCCTCCGCAGCCTTCTCACCTTTGGTCATATTCT
Above is a window of Paracoccus liaowanqingii DNA encoding:
- a CDS encoding phage tail tape measure protein; translated protein: MADVDIVVESGDLKAAIALLNEYGVSFTQMVNKVQTEGNRLNRASKATTDQLTRAWQNAEKAIDNRRLEQVASQEADILKRREQNWRQFFQSYGKSTSAGQLGAPTSAAGSALLQNEKALSDAMLETAKAAKEKAKEAEYLTRTLNPLLAAEQTYLRMQSEISRATDLGILDIQQQAVALDQLQKEYDALGNGVYMTGSRFNRFGEMAVQNGKGIQKFGMYAQQAGYQIGDFAVQLQAGQNAGVAFSQQAAQLAGLIPGLAGAMTTFAAIGVGLLIQNMTKGEKAAEDTYLQLSKFQDLEQVFSSVGSSFETSMVQSISRVRQKYGDFIADFAKFSLNAEKEKLQANLSTVMDKASSVDPTASEGFWGRFKNTRTLMNPGATSFIADAQAEADAYNEMLAQVQAAQERLFNDSINSKSELVTAFQAVYEEMREIPGVTQEILDRFQQVGEQSGIAAEATKTVSEAFTAANNAASQGFELYKQMNEELRLSNELASVRNRYGEDSVQYLDAQKKQTLEITRTELERAGTTDTLIEKIMAQVEQQIEFEQAALRSELVVDQLLIDLSAMSGIDISGVFTKAQGAANSLLGTVQSIYANMAAVAAETKIRERAAVAKGNPLDPLGAFSGGQSASGAVQIAAGGVIRSPVMPDWEEPKSGGGGGKGGGRSKLSDAEKHAQKAQDQLKEFFEQYNLNIKQQERLAGIHGEQREELEKVIEIEKRLGESRTLVSQTQIEAMAREELALERKLDRQEEIYNLGNQAVEDLLMSIVAGTGDIEDAFKGMLSSIVAEVYQNYVAKGAADMAGNALVSLFSANGNAFGAGGVKMFMDGGVVGSPTLFGYGSGKTGMMGEAGPEAIMPLKRNSQGQLGVAVSGGGSGAVNVYHNINISANGDESVNKIITAQIPRITEASKRAVMDAKRRGQKGF